The proteins below come from a single Haemorhous mexicanus isolate bHaeMex1 chromosome 18, bHaeMex1.pri, whole genome shotgun sequence genomic window:
- the EDN3 gene encoding endothelin-3 isoform X2, producing MELGLLFLFGLTITSTAGTALPRPRSALPAAGPGHRERDESGAAAAAGGRARADGGALRHRARRCTCYTYKDKECVYYCHLDIIWINTPERTVPYGLSNYRGSFRGKRSTGQTQSAPQSSLRCSCLDAHDKQCLQFCRRMQDRRSLTKSMELSFHLWGH from the exons ATGGAGCTGGGTTTATTGTTCCTTTTTGGACTTACGATTACGTCGACTGCAG GGAccgcgctgccccggccccgctccgcgctGCCGGCGGCCGGCCCGGGACACCGCGAGCGCGACGAgagcggagcggcggcggccgcgggcggCAGGGCCAGGGCGGACGGCGGAGCGCTGCGGCACCGGGCCCGGCGCTGCACTTGCTACACCTACAAGGACAAGGAGTGCGTGTACTACTGCCACCTCGACATCATCTGGATCAACACCCCCGA GAGGACTGTGCCATATGGACTGTCTAACTACAGAGGCAGCTTCAGAGGCAAAAGGTCCACAGGGCAGACTCAGAGTGCTCCCCAGTCCTCACTCCGATGTTCCTGCTTGGATGCTCACGACAAGCAGTGTTTGCAGTTTTGCAGAAGAATGCAGGACAGAAGGAG TCTAACAAAGAGCATGGAATTGTCATTTCATCTGTGGGGACATTGA
- the EDN3 gene encoding endothelin-3 isoform X1: protein MELGLLFLFGLTITSTAGTALPRPRSALPAAGPGHRERDESGAAAAAGGRARADGGALRHRARRCTCYTYKDKECVYYCHLDIIWINTPERTVPYGLSNYRGSFRGKRSTGQTQSAPQSSLRCSCLDAHDKQCLQFCRRMQDRRRNHGSVKKTEEKDQCREEEHNFVQ, encoded by the exons ATGGAGCTGGGTTTATTGTTCCTTTTTGGACTTACGATTACGTCGACTGCAG GGAccgcgctgccccggccccgctccgcgctGCCGGCGGCCGGCCCGGGACACCGCGAGCGCGACGAgagcggagcggcggcggccgcgggcggCAGGGCCAGGGCGGACGGCGGAGCGCTGCGGCACCGGGCCCGGCGCTGCACTTGCTACACCTACAAGGACAAGGAGTGCGTGTACTACTGCCACCTCGACATCATCTGGATCAACACCCCCGA GAGGACTGTGCCATATGGACTGTCTAACTACAGAGGCAGCTTCAGAGGCAAAAGGTCCACAGGGCAGACTCAGAGTGCTCCCCAGTCCTCACTCCGATGTTCCTGCTTGGATGCTCACGACAAGCAGTGTTTGCAGTTTTGCAGAAGAATGCAGGACAGAAGGAG AAATCATGGATCAGTGAAAAAGACAGAGGAGAAAGACCAGTGCAGGGAAGAGGAACACAATTTTGTTCAGTAG